In Thalassococcus sp. S3, the sequence CATGGATCTACGCAGGTCTTCTCGACAAATTTCCCAACCCGGCCTAACGCAGCCTCGCACCGGCTGCGTTATATCGCTTTCCGTTATGCGGGCGATGCGCATAGATATAGCTCGACTTGCTCAACTGCTGTGTCCGAGCGTTCGCCATCGCTGGAACAAATCCGTTCATTTCGTTCTGGGTGAGCGGCCATGACTGGCCATTCTAGCCATAAGCGCGGGGCAGCGGCACACGTCTCGCTAAACCCTGGATAAGTCGGTGTTAATCTATTTCGCCAGCGTAGTGCTGCCCCCAAAAAAGGTCATCAGATCGCGTGATCTTTCACCGCAGCAGAATGGTTTGGGGCCGATGGTTTACTGAACTCGACCGACACGAGCGTACCTTGATCTGAAGAGCGCACTGACAGCTCCAGATTGTTCTCTTGCGCCCGTTGTCGCATACCCTTCAGACCCAGACCACTGTTGAAACCGGCCAGTCGCCCCGCTTTGTCAGGATCAAAGCCGCGCCCATCATCGCGGATGGTGATGAAGGCCGGCGCGATAGTGACAAAGATGTTTTGGCAGTTTGAGTGTTTTATCGCGTTTGTCAGACTTTCCTGGGCAATACGCACGATATTCAGCGCTGTCTTGGACGGCTGATCGGACAAGTCGGGGTCGCCCGCGACGTCCCAATGCACTTGGATGCCATGCCTTTGCAGAAGTGGCTCCATCCTCTCACGCAGAGCCCCCAACATCACAGCGACATCGTCCACAACCTCAAGACTGTCGATGATCAACGCCATGTCACGTAACGCTTCTTCGAGAGACGTGTGAACGATCGGATCGGCTGCATCATTGCAGTTCAAATAGGATAGGACATTCACCAATTGCCCGCCCACGCCATCGTGCAAATCCAGCATGATGCGGCGCCGTTCCTCTGCCAGCGCGTTTGCCTTTTCAGCCTCCAGCACCCGCTCCTGTACCTTTTCAAGCTCGGCCGTTTTTCTCTCGATTGTCCCCTGCATAGATCTGGTCAAGGCATCGTATTGCGTGAGCGTCCGGGCGAGATGTCCGATGAGCGCCAGAAACAACGCGCCGAACAGGATCAGAAAGGCAAGGTTGGCACGATGCGTTTTTGCAAGCATCGGATCGACATGTGCGTACACATATTCGGCAATGGCTGCTCCGCCAGCGAGCGCAAGGACAGGCACATGAAAACGCTGCCACCCTCTTGCCCCGGGCCATGACAGAATGTGGCATGCCAAGGCGCAAAGGCCCATGGCCCCGCAGAATAGCCCGACGAGCTGCGAAGCGGTTCTGAAGTGCGCTTCGGGCATGGCGATGAGTGCACCTGTTGAAAAGATGCAGATCCAAAACAGACCACGCATCATGCGAGGATGGTCAAATTCGTAGATCAACACCGAAAAGTGCAGGATTCCGTAAAACAGCCAAACCAGCGCGCTGTTCCAGATTGCCCACCAATACGGGATCTGATCGAGGGCATTGGGGATGACCATATTGCCGGCGACAATACACGCTGCCAGCGCGACCGCCGCGAGCAAGAGATACGCCTGATCATGCCGTCTGGTGAACCAGAGACATAGCAGAGCGATCCCGCCGAGGGCCGCCATGGTATAGGCAACGCGCACCGTTCCGACTCTGTAGAAAAGGCGGATTTTTGACGCGAATTCAAGAGTTTCGCCATTCCCGATGTAGAGCGGGTAAAGAGACACTCGGTGAAACTCATTGCTCTGCAGATAGATCGTGAAGATGACATCGCGATCATTGAAGACATCGCTGGGAAACGGCGCATAATGCGGACGGTTCCAGTTGTGATGAAGCTCCTCCGGGCTGTTGCGATCAGGTGAAATCGCGGTATCGTTGGCCCAGATAAGAATACTGTCGCTGAGTTGCGGAAGATAAAGGACAGGGAAGCCACTGGGTTCATGGTCCGGTGTGACCGCGATTTTGTAGGTCGCGTGGTGTCGGCCATTCAAGGCTTCGGTTTCGGGAAAGTCAGGTAGCGTGACCTCTACATAGTCGCCGGGCTGACACCTTTCTGGCTGATGCGGGCACATCAATGCGCTTGAAACCTTGTGTGTTCCCTGTGTCAGCCGTTCGGAACTCAGGGGCAGCTGCATGATTGCCCAGGTACTGAACGTGAGGAGCAGGAGAGAAATCGAAAACGCGATGGCCCATCGCATCACACGATGCCTTTGCGCGTCGCCACAACCACGGCTGCAGTATTCGAGTTGACGCCAAGTTTCGAATAGATGCGATGCACATGATTGCCGACCGTGCCCAAGGTGATCGACAATTTGTCGGCGACTTCCTGTCTCTTGTACCCTTTGGCAATCAGCTGCATCACTTCGGTCTCACGCTTGCTGAGGCCGCTGTCATTATCGCTGCCGGACACGCCAAGACTGTCCTTGGGGAACGTCGACAGGAGGATCCGCGCGATTTTTGGGCTGATCGGGCTCCCTCCATCAACCAGCTCAAGGAGTGCCGCGCTGACATCGTTTGCCGAGCTTTGTTTGTGAAGGTAGCCTTTGGCCCCGGCGCGCAACGCCTCAACCACGCGTGCTTCGTCACCGAAAACGCTGATGACCAGGCAATCGCAATCCCATGTGGCGCGCATCGCTTCTTCGATGACCTCGCAACCCGACCCGTCCGGCAAACCCAGGTCCGTCAGAACAATTCTGGGCTTTTGTCGCCGTAGCAGGGAAAGGGCGACTTCGACGCCGTGAGCGACCCCGCATATCTCGAAAACACTTTGTGATAAGATGTTCCTCCGCAGCGCTTCTGCAGTGTGAACAGAATCTTCAACGATAAGGACCTTGATCTTTTTCATCGTCGGCAGTCTTCGCCTAGGTTAACCCGGGAATCTTTTACCAAGCACGCTGGATTTCAGTCTATCACGGTCCGGCCAAGTCTTGACCAGAACTTTTCGTCTTTGGAGATGACCAACCCGCTGAATAGTCCGGTTTCATCCCTAGGCTTTGGACCTGTTGATTTCAGCTCATACTCGACCTTCATCGCCCAGGCATGAACCGTGCCAACGTCTTCGATGCCGGAATGCAGAGTGGGCGAAGACACTGCACTGCGTCGGCAGCATTGCGTGGCACCCGCGCCCCAGCGAACTGAGCGCGAGTGCGAAATTCAAACGCAAGGCCAAGCGGCGGTCTTGCGGGTCATTCGGCGCGGCGTGCAAACTCGATGACCGTGCCGTCGGCGCGTGTCAGGCTATGGGCGTGTACCTCCAGCGCGCCAAGATCGTCGTTCACGACCCCCTCGATCCGCACCGCCTCACCGACGCCCGCGGGCACCCAGTTGGGACCGACATAGATGCGAACAGTACCAGTCGCATCCTGCAGGCGGAACTCGTCCTCGTCCGTGATGCGTGTCACAATGCCCTCAACCGTGACCAGCGTTCCACGCTCCAGTGCGCCGACTGGTGTTGGCTCCTCGTTCACGTATGCCGTCTCGGCGCTGAGGGCGAGCACCGTCGTCAAAGGGAGAAGTCCGATCATGATCGATCCTCCATCGAAGGGTCAGTCGAGGGCGATCCCGACCAGGGCCAGCAGCAGTACGCCGCCGGCCACAAGGATTGCGCGCGAGACACGGACCTCGCCTGAAAGCCAGTCTCGCAGCCGCACGGGGCCCGTGGGATGCTGGTGGTTTTGAGGTTGCTCGTTCATGTCGTTCTCCATCGGTTTGAGTTAAGGAGCCGGCCTCGGCGCGCGGGATAGGTCAGAGGATGAAGTCGTCAGCCGAAATCTGTGACAGGCTGGTGTCTTCAAACCGCAGCGTGTTGCCGTTACCGAAGTCGAGCAGAACGTCATCACCGCCAT encodes:
- a CDS encoding sensor histidine kinase, which encodes MQLPLSSERLTQGTHKVSSALMCPHQPERCQPGDYVEVTLPDFPETEALNGRHHATYKIAVTPDHEPSGFPVLYLPQLSDSILIWANDTAISPDRNSPEELHHNWNRPHYAPFPSDVFNDRDVIFTIYLQSNEFHRVSLYPLYIGNGETLEFASKIRLFYRVGTVRVAYTMAALGGIALLCLWFTRRHDQAYLLLAAVALAACIVAGNMVIPNALDQIPYWWAIWNSALVWLFYGILHFSVLIYEFDHPRMMRGLFWICIFSTGALIAMPEAHFRTASQLVGLFCGAMGLCALACHILSWPGARGWQRFHVPVLALAGGAAIAEYVYAHVDPMLAKTHRANLAFLILFGALFLALIGHLARTLTQYDALTRSMQGTIERKTAELEKVQERVLEAEKANALAEERRRIMLDLHDGVGGQLVNVLSYLNCNDAADPIVHTSLEEALRDMALIIDSLEVVDDVAVMLGALRERMEPLLQRHGIQVHWDVAGDPDLSDQPSKTALNIVRIAQESLTNAIKHSNCQNIFVTIAPAFITIRDDGRGFDPDKAGRLAGFNSGLGLKGMRQRAQENNLELSVRSSDQGTLVSVEFSKPSAPNHSAAVKDHAI
- a CDS encoding response regulator transcription factor; this encodes MKKIKVLIVEDSVHTAEALRRNILSQSVFEICGVAHGVEVALSLLRRQKPRIVLTDLGLPDGSGCEVIEEAMRATWDCDCLVISVFGDEARVVEALRAGAKGYLHKQSSANDVSAALLELVDGGSPISPKIARILLSTFPKDSLGVSGSDNDSGLSKRETEVMQLIAKGYKRQEVADKLSITLGTVGNHVHRIYSKLGVNSNTAAVVVATRKGIV
- a CDS encoding OB-fold nucleic acid binding domain-containing protein, translated to MIGLLPLTTVLALSAETAYVNEEPTPVGALERGTLVTVEGIVTRITDEDEFRLQDATGTVRIYVGPNWVPAGVGEAVRIEGVVNDDLGALEVHAHSLTRADGTVIEFARRAE